One part of the Bacteroidales bacterium genome encodes these proteins:
- a CDS encoding gfo/Idh/MocA family oxidoreductase, whose protein sequence is NFDYAGPLNEMVVMGTVANRLQSLRRELHWDGKNMEFTNIDDDDELRVVESDDFRVIQGDPRFDTKYKTFNAKQAAQEYIKRPYRKGWELDIDIDI, encoded by the coding sequence CCAACTTTGACTATGCCGGTCCGTTGAACGAGATGGTAGTTATGGGCACTGTAGCAAACCGTCTGCAAAGTCTCAGACGCGAGTTGCACTGGGATGGTAAAAACATGGAGTTCACCAACATCGATGACGACGACGAACTTCGTGTAGTTGAAAGCGACGATTTCAGAGTTATACAGGGTGACCCACGTTTCGATACCAAATATAAAACGTTCAACGCCAAACAAGCAGCTCAGGAATATATCAAACGTCCTTACAGAAAAGGATGGGAGCTTGATATAGACATCGATATTTAA